The genomic segment ATTCGCGTATTTGGTTCGGAACAGCTGATTGTTCACAAAGCCATCGATCACTTCATTGATCTCGGAATTCGTCGGCCAAATGTCCTTCAGATAGACCTTGTTGCCGCCCGTACCGACACCAATTGAGTCGCTGCTCAAGTCGACGTTCATCGATCCAGCAAGCGCGTACGCGACCACCAGCGGCGGAGAAGCGAGAAAGTTCATTTTGACTGCCGCATGAACCCGTCCTTCAAAGTTCCGATTGCCCGACAGCACTGAACTGACGACGAGCTCGCCTTCCTTGATTCCCTTTGCTACACCTTCCGGCAGTGGACCGCTGTTCCCGATGCAGGTTGTACATCCGTATCCGACAATCGAGAACCCGAGTCTTTGCAGGGACTCCATCAAACCCGACTGTTCAAGATATTCGCTCACAACCTGAGAACCGGGAGCGAGTGATGTCTTCACCCAGGGCTTCACAGACAACCCTGCATCAACTGCTTTTTTGGCCAACAGGCCTGCTGCAACGACTACAGCCGGATTGGACGTGTTGGTGCAACTTGTGATTGCCGCGACCACAACGTCCCCATCGGACAGGGTCACCGACTGATCATCGATATCGACATCGATACTCTGCACACCGGATTGGCTGGAGCGAATGGCGCTGAGGCTCTTTTCGACTGTTTGTTTTGCGTCTCGCAGCAGTACCCGGTCCTGAGGTCGCTTCGGACCGGCAAGGCTGGGCTCCACTTCGGACAGGTCCAATTCAACCAGCTCGTTGTAGCGTGCCGGACCGGACTGCCCAGGCTCCTTGAACATTCCCTGATGTCTGGCGTAGGCCTCCACCAGCGCAACCGCACTTTCGTTGCGACCTGTCAATCGCAGGTATTTGAGGGTATTCTCGTCGATTGGGAAAACACCACAGGTCGCACCATACTCTGGAGCCATATTGGATATGGTTGCCTGATCGGATACTGAAAGATGATCCAGTCCATCGCCAAAAAATTCTACGAACTTGCCAACTACTCCATGATTCCGCAGCAGTTCCACTACAGTCAGCACAAGGTCGGTGGCAGTCGCACCTTCCGGCAGGGAACCATGGAGCCGACAGCCGACAACCCGCGGCAATAGCATGGCGATCGACTCGCCCAGCATGGCCGCCTCCGCTTCGATACCACCAACTCCCCAGCCCAGAACTCCGATTCCATTGATCATGGTGGTATGAGAATCGGTTCCCACGACAGTATCAGGAAAGGCATACAGTTTGCTGTCAACCTGCTTTTCGCTGATGACTGTGGCCAAAAACTCAAGGTTCACCTGGTGAACAATACCAGTCGAGGGAGGGACCACACTGAACTGGTTGAATGAATTCTGTCCCCACCTCAAAAAAGTGTACCGCTCCGCGTTTCTCTTGTACTCCAGCACCGCGTTGAGATCGATGGCATTATTGGTTCCAAAATGATCCACCATGACTGAATGGTCAATGACAAGATCTGTTCGCACGACTGGATTGACAGCTCTCGGGTCGTAACCCATCTCGGCCAGTGAATCTCTCATGGACGCCAAATCGACTATCGCTGGGACACCGGTGAAGTCCTGCATCAGTACACGTGCAGGGGAAAATCCGATTTCAGTCTGTGGCGGATTGTTCTCATCCCAATTGGCGATCGAGAGAATCTGCTCCTGCGTGACGTCGGTTCCATTCTCGCATCGAAGAAGATTCTCGAGCAGAATCTTCAACGAGTAAGGAAGCGACATGACATCGTAGCTGTCGCTCAAGCGTTGGAGGGAGTGAATTTCGTAAGAACGGCGATTGACCTCCAGAGTCGTTCGCGTGTTGAAACTATTGGACATTAGACGTTGGATTCCTCTGGGTTTTGAAGCTTATGGCGCTGAAATTTCGTGCGCTGATTGAACGGCGAGTGTGTTTCAGATTAACGAACCCGCCCTGCATTCGAATGAGTTTCCAATTCAGGGGGCGGGAAGCGATGGATGGATTGTTCACAATCTTGGACCGAACTGTCCAAAATATGGTACTGGCAGGTTTGGCACTCAAGCCGTGTACAGGATATTCCTGAAACACGGCTGGGAAATGGTTGTCGGTCAGTTCTTCGGTCAACGCTGATCGAATTTGGTTGATGTTCGGACAAATTGGCAGTCAGTCAATCTCCCGGCAAGATATCGCCATCTCATCATCTGATGCGGACTCGATAATTGCGCCACAACCGCCATGTTTCTCATGGTTGAATTATAAGTGAATCCACTTCTGCATTCGGTACATTTCCACCTGCAGCGGCCGTTTTTTCGCGACTTTTTTTCTTGCGGGATTCGATGGTTGCAATCTAAGTTATGGGGACATGAATTCCGCATCACAAGGACGGAGCGAGTCAGCCTTGTTCAGTTGTCACCGGCAAATTCCCGGAAAGCAGATTTTCGAATTCAGATTCGGTCAATATCGGAACATTCAGTTCTCGAGCCTTGTCCGCCTTGCCTCCAGGATTGTCCCCCACGATGACGTAATCGGTATTACCCGACACACCGGAGACCACTTTGGCTCCAAGCCGTTGCAAGCGTTTTTTGGCCTCTGATCGCGTCATTGATGTCAATGTGCCGGTCAAGACAATTTTCTTTTCGCTCAAAGGCCTTGATGGCGTGCCTCCTGCATCGGTGGCCGCATCCATGTCACTCGGTGCGACCTGAACCCCGAGTTCAATCAGTTGTCTGACGATGCCCTGATTGTGATCGTTTCGAAAAAAGTCCGAAATGCTCTCGGCAACGATGGGACCGACATCCTGAACTGCCTCCAGCAGGTCAGCATCAGCCGACATGACCTCGTCAAGGGTCCCGAACCTCTTCGCCAGCGACACTGCTGTCGACTCACCCACATGCGCAATACCCAACGCAACCAAAAACTTGGCTAAAGTCGTTTGTTTGCTCTTTTCGATCGCCGCTATGAGATTCTGGGCTGACTTATCACCCATTCGCTCCAGGTTTGCGATCTGTTTTTGGGTTAACTTGTATATGTCCGCTACATTGTGAATCAGCGAACTATTCACCAACAGCTCCACTATACCGGTGCCGAGCCCTTCGATGTCCATCGCGGATCGCGAGGCAAAATACTCGATTCCCCGTTTAATCTGTGCTGAACAGACCAAGCTACCTGTACAACGATTCACTGCTGCGCCAGGGTCGCGCACCACATCCGACCCACACACCGGGCATTGCGAAGGAAATCTGAACCGCTCCCCGCGATCTTCCTTCTGCAGCGATAGTACGGAGACAATCTCAGGAATCACGTCGCCCGCACGGCGGATGACAACGGTATCGCCGACTCTGACGTCAAGCCTGTTGATCTCGTCCTCGTTGTGCAAGGTCGCGTTGGACACCTTGACGCCGGCAACCTCGACCTGACGCAATCTTGCAATCGGTGAAACCGCACCGGTGCGGCCGATCTGGACCTCAATCCCCACGACTTCCGTAGTCGTCTCCTGAGCCGGGAACTTATGTGCGACCGCCCATCTTGGAGCACGAGTCACGTAGCCGAGCAATTCCTGCATTTCAACCTGATTGACCTTGTACACGACCCCATCTATTTCATAGTCCAGTTGTTCGCGTCCGGCAAGCAGTCTTTCTTTCACTTCAAGGCAAGCATCGATTCCCGAAGCAACCACTGATTCACTGCAGACCTTGAACCCGTATTCGCCAAGACGCTCAATCTGTTCGGACTGAGATGTCGGCATTGGCTGGCCCTCACATCGGACAATCGAATAAAACATCGCATCCAACGGACGGGTGGTGGTGATCTGAGGATCAATCTGTCTCAGTGAACCCGCCGCCGCATTACGTGGATTCATGTATTTTTTTGCGCCAGACTCCTTTTGACGTCGATTGAGTTCCTGAAAGCCTGATCGGCTCATGTATACCTCGCCGCGAACCTCAAGCAGGGTTGGGGCATACTCTGATCTCAAGACCAGGGGTATGCTGCGAATGGTTCGGACATTGCCCGTTACATTCTCGCCGATCTCACCATCGCCTCTGGTACTGCCCAGAGCCAGTGCGCCCCGCTCATAAACCACACTGACGGCCAGCCCGTCGATCTTTGGCTCAACAAAATACTCGATCTGATCGACGTCAGCCTGATCCCGGATCCGGCGATCAAAATCGGCAGCTTCACAGATGCTGAATACATTATTCAGCGAAAGCATCGGGACCGCGTGTCGAACCTCGGCGAATGAATTGTCTAATTTTGCGCCGACTCGACGGGTAGGTGAGCTGTCTGATTCAAACTCCGGATTTTGTTCCTCGAGTTGCCGAAGTTCCCGAAACAGCTTGTCGTACTGCTGATCGGAGACTTGAGGATCATCCAGTACGAAGTAATGGTGGTTATGCTGGTTTATCTGTTCGCGAAGTGATTCAATCCGTGTTCCGATCCGGTCTCTTTCGCTTGAGCTCATTTGGTGGGAATTAACGAAACAATGCCTTTTGATTCAGCCCAATTCTGAACCATCAGCGAAGAGTCGAACAACCGGATCGCTGAATCCCCGCCCGGCGGGATTCCATGACTGTTCATACGCTCAACAAATTCATCGATTTTGGTTCGAATTTGCGAGATTGAGTAATAATCAATTGGCTGATGGTTTTGATCGACCAGTTTGACGACAAGGCGGTCCTCAAGCTCCTTCGCAAGATCATACATCGTGTCAAACGCCCGCCGAGGATCAGGTACGCATGCCAAGTTGCTGAACAATATCATCGTACGCATATCCGGGTCCTGGCCTAACTCCTCCGCCAACTCGGTATTGGACTCGTTCACTGGCACAATACTGAATAGTGGAAACAGATCCGATTCGCTATCGAATCGGTCGAACACACTCATGCCAGGGCGTTCCAGCAGATCATACTCTCGTGCGAGATATCGAATACCTTTGTTCGAAAACCGACTTTCCTGACTCGTCCTGAGCAGGAGTATGGCTTGCAGGTCGAGACCTTCGATCTGCGAAGTCAGCAGACTCCCCTCCCGGATGACGGTGTCTGTTGTCATCGAGAAATGGAAATTGCGTGACAACGCAACGGCGATGTGACCTACCATTCGAGTGAATTTCCACCAGTTCTTTTCGCTGACCGCCTGACCATTGTGCGAAAGCTGCAAGGTCAAAATAAGATCTGAGTAGTCGGATACGACTTCAGTCATTTCCAAATTGTTCCACTGACGCTTGTCAACGTCAAAACCGATGATCGAATGTGGATGATCCAGCTGAAATTCGAGATTCTTATAGACGGTCAACACATCCATTCGCCTGATCACGTCGAGTTCGGCAGGCAGCCAACCGACAACATCGATTTCCCGGTCCTGGGAATTGCGATAGTCCGGAAAAACCACACTGACTTCAAGCTCCGTCTGAACCAGCTGATCAACGTCCGGATCATCCGACTGCGAGTCGTCTTCGGAATCAGGAAGTTTCAATTCCGTATGCCAAGATAGGTCTTCAACGTCATTTTCCAGGTGCTCAGCCTCGGTTTGAATGTTGAGATTCCCCCCGAAGTAAGGACCCGATTCCTCGACCACTGGAAGGACGGAACCAATCTCGGTTTCAGCATCTTCGTCATGATTCGAATCGTATCCTTCTTGGTGGTATCCGTCCGGTTCGTCCGCCGAATACTGCGATGCGTCAGTGTCTGTCATCGCGTCCAATTCATCCGAAGTCGCGAATTGCGGTTCGGAAATGTCTGCCGGATCAGACTCCGCGTCCAGATCGTGACTCCAAACTTTATCTTCTTCTGACTCCTCAGCCTCCGACAAGTTGGCATCATCTTGCCACAGCTCGTGGTCTGCCTCATTTTCCTCGATCGAATAAGATTCAGACTCGCGGGCATCGTTGACTGTCAGGTCAGACAACTCCGCGTCCAGATCGATCGTCTGTTCGTATTCACCATCCGGTTCCCTGTCGACCGATTGAACCGGCCCTAAATTCACGCTGCTGCTTGCAGATAGGAAATGACCATCCTGGGTATGCGATTGATTTTGTCTGCTTTCTGAATCCTTCACACCAATCATGGGCAACCTCAGTCCCGTAAGACGCATTCGCCTGGTGATCAGCCAGATCACACCGACCAGGCAAATCAGCGAAATCAGTACATAAACGAACTGCATTACGCAACAAACTCCTGGGCTTCCTGCAGGTCTACGGAGAGAATTCTCGAAACATTGGGTTCAGGCATCGTCACACCGATCAGTGAATCAACGGATTCCATGGTGATCTTGTTGTGCGTAATCAAAACCAGCTGGGTCGAATCCGCCAGGTCGCGCAGACTGTTGCACAGTCGATAAACGTTCTCGTCATCAAGCGGTGCATCGATCTCATCAAGCAGACAGACAGGAGAAGGATTGATCCTGAAAAAAGCCAGAATCATGGCGACCGCGGTCAACGATTTCTCCCCTCCGGACAATGCCTGGATGTTATGGACACGCTTGCCTTTCGGACGCGCATAGACCCGCAGGCCGGCATTTTCCGGATATTCACCAATCAGTTCAAGGTGACCGCTGCCGCCTCCGAATAGCAGTGGCAGCAGTCGCTGGTATTCGGAATTCACGGAATTGAACATTTCGGTGAATTGCTGCCGCGACTCCTGATCGATTTTCTGGATTGTGTCGCGAAGTGTTTCCACCGCCCGACTCAGATCGTCGTGCTGGCTGTCCATGTAGTCCCTGCGTTGCTTTTCCTGCTCATACTGTTCAACAGCAATCAGATTGACACCGCCAACACTCTCGATTCTCCGCAACAATCGTTCCAATTTGGCCTGATTCACCTCAGCGTCAAACTCATCGTCGAGTTGTTCCATTTCCAGCTCTGGTGTTGAATCGAGATCTATGACCTTCTGATTGATTTCTTCGACTTGTGCGGTCAACGCTGAACTGTTGACTTTCACATCCTGAATCCTGGTATTGACCTCTTCCACTGAGAGTTGATGCTTCAACCGCATCTCGTCCAGCTTTCGGTAGTTGGTTTCGGACTCCTGGGCATGATCGCGGGCTTCCGACAACTTTTCCTCACAAAGCCGACTTTCCACCAGATACTCATTCAGCCTGGCCTTGAGCGGGCCTACAGGATCATCACGATCCACAAGCCGTTTCTCAACTTCACGCTGCTCGGCTTCGATACTTCCCAAGCGTTGCTGATGGTCTGCAATGGATGCGCGGATCAGTTCGCGATCCGAATCAGATTTCTGGGCTTCAAGTTCAATGCGATGCTTGATGGCCATGGCTTCACTGACAGTATCCTGAAGCGTGTTCAACTCGAACTGCGTTTGCCTGAGCTGCTGCAGTTTACCGGACTTTCGAAGCTCGATCTCGGAGCAAGCGGCGGATTCAATATCAGCCTGACGCTGCAGTTCCTGTTGCTCGGACTGCAACCGGGTCGCAGTCTGCCTTAACTGCTCTGTCTGCGATTCGAGCTGAACCCTTCTTTCCGAAGACCTGATCCGACTGGTCCGCAGTTCTCCCAGTTCATCACTGGCTGAGTTGAGCTGCGCATTGGTATCAGTCAATTTCTGGCGCAGCAGCGCAATGCCGGATTCTAACTTGGCAATCGCCGTTCTGTTGTGTTCAAGCTGCTGGCGTCTGGTCTGCTGGTGAAGTTCATCACGTCTGACTTGAGATTCATACTTGCGAATCAATCGACTTGTTTCCATCACGCCGGCGCGTGCTTCATCGCCGACCGCGGGCGAATACCAGTTTGATCCGATCAGTGCACCCTGGGGTGTTACGATGCATTCTGTCGGACTCAAATGCGATCGAATGGCCAGCGCGTGTTCCAGACTGTCAGCGGCGTAGACACCGCCAAGCATACTCTCGACCACCTGATCCTTGCTTTTGACATGTCGCACCAGCAAAGGCGCCGCTCCGTCTGGGTGCACCATGTCTTTTGCAGCTTCTACAAAATACAGTTTGGCGTTGACCGGACTGCCGCTTGAATCGCGTGCCACCTGTTCGGTGTCGGTCACGACAACCGCACCGATCCTGTCGCCCATTACCCGGTCGAGCGCACGCTCCCAGCCCTCGGTCACCTCGATCTGCGATGACAGGGCAGGTGCCTGGTCAAAGCCATTGTCCGTCAACCATTTTTCGATTGCCTTTGTCGACTGCGCCTCGTGCAGGCCGCGTTCCAATGTCTTCAGCCGGACTTGCGCTTCCTGAGAACTTTCGCGCAACGAGTCCAATTCATCAATGAGACGATCGTATTCGGCTCGCTTGTCAGTCAGGGCATTTTCCGATTCAATGACTTCCCGGTTCAGACTCTCACTTGTCTGCGCCAGACCCTCAACTCTTGATTGCAGCGGTTCACTTGAATCTGTGTGGTCCTGTGAAGCCAGCCGATCCAACTCCTGCGCAAGAGATGTCTGCTGATTTTCCGCATCATTCATCCGACGTTGCACTTCGTCAACCGTCGCAAGAACGGACTCTCGGCGACGGATCCCATCAATCAGGTCCTGATCGATCTGCGCCGACTCGATTTGGGCCTGTTCGAACCTCGATGACATCTCATCTGTCGCCTGCGATTTGGATTGCAGATCCGCTTCAGCCTCAAGCAGCAGCTTGTGCTGCCGGCCGGAACTCTCAGCGACGCTTCGTTCCCGTTGTTCGAATTCCTCGATGGAATTTCTGAGTTGCGCCGATTCGGACTTCAGTCTCGACAGGTTCGTTTGGTCACGCTCAAGCTCTTCGCCACTTTCCTTGATCTGACGATCAAGATTGGAAATTTCCGCATTGACACGATAGTGTTCCATCTGCAGGGCGTTGAGTTTGGCCTGCTGATGCAATTGTCCCTTTCTGGATTTTTCCTGATCCGCCTCCGCTGCCCGCACCTGAGCGAGCCTTTTGTTTCTTTCGACGTCGAGTTCAGAAATCACCGACTCGGCCTGTTCTATTTGCTGCCGCAGACCAGTCCATTCGAACGTCAGCAGGCTTGCGCGCAGCTGGGCGGCCTTTTCTTTCATTTTTGTATAGCGTCGCGCCTGATCTGCCTGATACTTGAGCTTGCGCACGGTCGCTTCCACCTCGGCGCGCATGTCATCAAGCCTTTCCATATTTTCCTGTGTCCGATTGAGTTTCAATAAAGTTTCGTGACGCTTCTCCCGGAATCTTGACACGCCGGATGCCTCTTCAATGAAGGAACTGAGTTCCTCGGGCTTGCCTTCCACAATTCGGCTGATCATCCCCTGCTCAATGATCGAATAGGACCGGGGACCGAAACCTGTTCCCAGAAACAGCTCCTTTACATCGCGCCTGCGGGTTCGGGTGTTGTTGATGAAATACTCAGAAATACCATCCCGTGTCACGGTCCGACGAACGGAGATTTCGGCATACTTGGCCCACTGTGCGGGACAACGGCTCATTGAGTTGTCGAACAGAAGTTCCACACTTGACCTGGCCGCGGGCTTACGCTGTTCCGAGCCATTGAAGATCACGTCATCCAGCGTCTCCCCACGCAGACTCTTTGCCGAGGATTCGCCGACAACCCAGCGCATCGCATCGATAATATTGGATTTCCCCGAGCCATTGGGCCCTACAATTCCAGCGATCTTTCTTGGCATGTGGAGGGTAACCGGATCAGCAAACGACTTG from the Acidiferrobacterales bacterium genome contains:
- the smc gene encoding chromosome segregation protein SMC — protein: MQLKQIKIAGFKSFADPVTLHMPRKIAGIVGPNGSGKSNIIDAMRWVVGESSAKSLRGETLDDVIFNGSEQRKPAARSSVELLFDNSMSRCPAQWAKYAEISVRRTVTRDGISEYFINNTRTRRRDVKELFLGTGFGPRSYSIIEQGMISRIVEGKPEELSSFIEEASGVSRFREKRHETLLKLNRTQENMERLDDMRAEVEATVRKLKYQADQARRYTKMKEKAAQLRASLLTFEWTGLRQQIEQAESVISELDVERNKRLAQVRAAEADQEKSRKGQLHQQAKLNALQMEHYRVNAEISNLDRQIKESGEELERDQTNLSRLKSESAQLRNSIEEFEQRERSVAESSGRQHKLLLEAEADLQSKSQATDEMSSRFEQAQIESAQIDQDLIDGIRRRESVLATVDEVQRRMNDAENQQTSLAQELDRLASQDHTDSSEPLQSRVEGLAQTSESLNREVIESENALTDKRAEYDRLIDELDSLRESSQEAQVRLKTLERGLHEAQSTKAIEKWLTDNGFDQAPALSSQIEVTEGWERALDRVMGDRIGAVVVTDTEQVARDSSGSPVNAKLYFVEAAKDMVHPDGAAPLLVRHVKSKDQVVESMLGGVYAADSLEHALAIRSHLSPTECIVTPQGALIGSNWYSPAVGDEARAGVMETSRLIRKYESQVRRDELHQQTRRQQLEHNRTAIAKLESGIALLRQKLTDTNAQLNSASDELGELRTSRIRSSERRVQLESQTEQLRQTATRLQSEQQELQRQADIESAACSEIELRKSGKLQQLRQTQFELNTLQDTVSEAMAIKHRIELEAQKSDSDRELIRASIADHQQRLGSIEAEQREVEKRLVDRDDPVGPLKARLNEYLVESRLCEEKLSEARDHAQESETNYRKLDEMRLKHQLSVEEVNTRIQDVKVNSSALTAQVEEINQKVIDLDSTPELEMEQLDDEFDAEVNQAKLERLLRRIESVGGVNLIAVEQYEQEKQRRDYMDSQHDDLSRAVETLRDTIQKIDQESRQQFTEMFNSVNSEYQRLLPLLFGGGSGHLELIGEYPENAGLRVYARPKGKRVHNIQALSGGEKSLTAVAMILAFFRINPSPVCLLDEIDAPLDDENVYRLCNSLRDLADSTQLVLITHNKITMESVDSLIGVTMPEPNVSRILSVDLQEAQEFVA
- the ligA gene encoding NAD-dependent DNA ligase LigA — its product is MSSSERDRIGTRIESLREQINQHNHHYFVLDDPQVSDQQYDKLFRELRQLEEQNPEFESDSSPTRRVGAKLDNSFAEVRHAVPMLSLNNVFSICEAADFDRRIRDQADVDQIEYFVEPKIDGLAVSVVYERGALALGSTRGDGEIGENVTGNVRTIRSIPLVLRSEYAPTLLEVRGEVYMSRSGFQELNRRQKESGAKKYMNPRNAAAGSLRQIDPQITTTRPLDAMFYSIVRCEGQPMPTSQSEQIERLGEYGFKVCSESVVASGIDACLEVKERLLAGREQLDYEIDGVVYKVNQVEMQELLGYVTRAPRWAVAHKFPAQETTTEVVGIEVQIGRTGAVSPIARLRQVEVAGVKVSNATLHNEDEINRLDVRVGDTVVIRRAGDVIPEIVSVLSLQKEDRGERFRFPSQCPVCGSDVVRDPGAAVNRCTGSLVCSAQIKRGIEYFASRSAMDIEGLGTGIVELLVNSSLIHNVADIYKLTQKQIANLERMGDKSAQNLIAAIEKSKQTTLAKFLVALGIAHVGESTAVSLAKRFGTLDEVMSADADLLEAVQDVGPIVAESISDFFRNDHNQGIVRQLIELGVQVAPSDMDAATDAGGTPSRPLSEKKIVLTGTLTSMTRSEAKKRLQRLGAKVVSGVSGNTDYVIVGDNPGGKADKARELNVPILTESEFENLLSGNLPVTTEQG
- the acnA gene encoding aconitate hydratase AcnA; translation: MSNSFNTRTTLEVNRRSYEIHSLQRLSDSYDVMSLPYSLKILLENLLRCENGTDVTQEQILSIANWDENNPPQTEIGFSPARVLMQDFTGVPAIVDLASMRDSLAEMGYDPRAVNPVVRTDLVIDHSVMVDHFGTNNAIDLNAVLEYKRNAERYTFLRWGQNSFNQFSVVPPSTGIVHQVNLEFLATVISEKQVDSKLYAFPDTVVGTDSHTTMINGIGVLGWGVGGIEAEAAMLGESIAMLLPRVVGCRLHGSLPEGATATDLVLTVVELLRNHGVVGKFVEFFGDGLDHLSVSDQATISNMAPEYGATCGVFPIDENTLKYLRLTGRNESAVALVEAYARHQGMFKEPGQSGPARYNELVELDLSEVEPSLAGPKRPQDRVLLRDAKQTVEKSLSAIRSSQSGVQSIDVDIDDQSVTLSDGDVVVAAITSCTNTSNPAVVVAAGLLAKKAVDAGLSVKPWVKTSLAPGSQVVSEYLEQSGLMESLQRLGFSIVGYGCTTCIGNSGPLPEGVAKGIKEGELVVSSVLSGNRNFEGRVHAAVKMNFLASPPLVVAYALAGSMNVDLSSDSIGVGTGGNKVYLKDIWPTNSEINEVIDGFVNNQLFRTKYANVFRGDDKWAEIPVVQSGQYKWDDSSTYIRKAPYIGNVANASERIDDILGARVLAMLGDSVTTDHISPAGAIMPASPAGQYLIQSGVPVSDFNSYGSRRGNHEVMMRGTFANVRLRNELAPGTEGGWTRHMPSGETMTIYDASVRYREQRTPLIIIGGKEYGSGSSRDWAAKGPLLLGVKAVIVETYERIHRSNLAGMGILPLQFCEGESRQALNLTGEEVFHIKGLEKGVTEIEVVATRADGSHEKFSAIVRIDTPREWEYYQSQGILRYVLKRLTNRPQVREVV